A region of Mustela lutreola isolate mMusLut2 chromosome 17, mMusLut2.pri, whole genome shotgun sequence DNA encodes the following proteins:
- the C17H16orf82 gene encoding LOW QUALITY PROTEIN: protein TNT (The sequence of the model RefSeq protein was modified relative to this genomic sequence to represent the inferred CDS: substituted 1 base at 1 genomic stop codon) — protein sequence MEPAYHSXASQGPLPLDKPDQLPPTFLQGRNGESAAWDVQDQAPGLPAPSVEPQPPAWPHHDTGATPGPLRLSAGNLGNPWTSESGLLSLRQPSKEKCRASDASLLSSGYAGDEENSEVSLVGGTPTLRLQRRLRAPAVSNPTRQLCAVYSPNQIRSRLASRTCSSKQPGGEK from the exons ATGGA ACCCGCCTACCACTCATAGGCCTCCCAGGGCCCCCTCCCCCTGGATAAACCAGATCAGTTGCCCCCCACATTCCTCCAGGGTAGAAACGGGGAGTCTGCTGCCTGGGATGTTCAGGACCAAGCTCCaggcctcccagcccccagcgtAGAGCCCCAGCCCCCAGCGTGGCCACACCATGACACAGGAGCAACTCCAGGGCCCCTGAGACTTTCGGCAGGTAACCTGGGAAACCCGTGGACCAGCGAGAGCGGCTTGCTGAGCCTGCGACAGCCCAGCAAGGAGAAATGCAGGGCAAGTGACGCCAGCCTGTTGAGCAGCGGGTACGCAGGTGATGAGGAGAATAGTGAGGTCAGCCTGGTGGGCGGCACTCCCACCTTGAGGTTGCAGAGAAGGCTCCGTGCCCCGGCGGTCAGCAACCCAACCAGACAGCTGTGCGCCGTCTACTCGCCTAACCAGATCAGGAGCCGGCTGGCAAGCCGCACCTGCAGCAGCAAGCAGCCTGGAGGGGAAAAGTGA